A genomic segment from Streptosporangium roseum DSM 43021 encodes:
- a CDS encoding nitroreductase/quinone reductase family protein, with translation MWDDAADSPDPSVAEHVRRYLATDGRDGYLEGGVSNLVLTVKGRKSGRWLRTGLFFGEDDGRHILIASGSAVTHTHPAWYLNVVANPEVGVQILGERFTARARTAEGPERERLWRMMTELAPVYRIYEARSRRQIPVVVLERI, from the coding sequence ATGTGGGACGACGCCGCCGACAGCCCCGACCCCTCGGTCGCCGAACACGTCCGCCGCTACCTGGCCACGGACGGCCGTGACGGCTACCTGGAAGGAGGGGTGAGCAATCTCGTCCTCACCGTCAAGGGCAGGAAGTCGGGCCGGTGGCTGCGCACGGGGCTGTTCTTCGGCGAGGACGACGGCCGCCACATCCTGATCGCGTCCGGCTCAGCCGTGACGCACACGCACCCCGCGTGGTACCTCAACGTGGTGGCCAACCCGGAGGTCGGCGTGCAGATCCTCGGCGAGCGGTTCACCGCCCGCGCGCGTACCGCCGAAGGGCCGGAACGGGAGCGGCTCTGGCGCATGATGACCGAGCTCGCGCCGGTCTACCGGATCTACGAGGCCAGGAGCCGCAGGCAGATCCCCGTGGTCGTCCTGGAGCGCATCTGA
- a CDS encoding lipase family alpha/beta hydrolase encodes MSEQNEQQIAEAFRAAPPIILAPGPKESPTQLPPPPNDVWDLPGGTAWVYHGEGNHGLTRPVILADGFNTGPSTPDFSWNALDFNAYPLLSELRRRGRDVVLLGFTERSASIMDNSETAVAAIHEAIARRQGEHPLAVGGFSMGGLVTRHALAKLETMRMNHQTALYWSYDSPHRGAWIPIALQAFAHYIRALDSRFSDQMNSPASRQLLVQHIAEWRDSPGVDKERTEFLTELDRVGGWPRIPRLIGVANGIGSGAGNGVKPGLTALKGKGLAITGTDLRTQPAGGDSLVARLRVVTLQRPEIHAPGLPDIDGAPGGTLEGFGILADALNELARFGFGVDVPIRSHCFVPAVSAVAIRNIDSRDDLYVDIDSLSPEDSELDDFKLASRNEEHTKITEELCTWILDRLP; translated from the coding sequence ATGAGCGAGCAGAACGAACAGCAGATCGCGGAAGCCTTCCGGGCCGCGCCGCCCATCATCCTGGCTCCCGGCCCCAAGGAGTCCCCCACTCAGCTCCCGCCGCCGCCCAACGACGTGTGGGACCTGCCCGGCGGCACCGCCTGGGTGTACCACGGAGAGGGCAACCACGGCCTGACCCGGCCCGTCATCCTGGCGGACGGCTTCAACACGGGGCCCAGCACCCCTGACTTCTCCTGGAACGCCCTGGATTTCAACGCCTACCCGCTCCTCAGCGAGCTGCGCCGGCGCGGCAGGGACGTCGTCCTGCTCGGGTTCACCGAACGCAGCGCGTCGATCATGGACAACTCGGAGACCGCCGTCGCGGCGATCCACGAGGCGATCGCGCGGCGACAGGGCGAGCATCCGCTCGCGGTCGGCGGCTTCAGCATGGGCGGCCTGGTCACCCGGCATGCCCTCGCCAAGCTGGAGACCATGAGGATGAACCACCAGACAGCGCTGTACTGGTCCTACGACAGCCCGCACCGGGGTGCCTGGATCCCCATCGCCCTCCAGGCGTTCGCGCACTACATCCGCGCGCTCGACAGCCGGTTCTCGGACCAGATGAACAGCCCGGCCTCCCGCCAGCTGCTGGTGCAGCACATCGCGGAGTGGCGCGACTCGCCCGGCGTCGACAAGGAGCGGACCGAGTTCCTCACCGAGCTGGACCGCGTCGGCGGCTGGCCGCGCATACCCCGGCTGATCGGCGTCGCCAACGGCATCGGTTCGGGCGCCGGCAACGGTGTGAAGCCCGGCCTGACCGCCCTGAAGGGCAAGGGCCTGGCCATCACCGGCACCGACCTGCGCACCCAGCCGGCGGGCGGCGACTCGCTGGTCGCCAGGCTGCGGGTCGTGACCCTGCAGCGGCCGGAGATCCACGCTCCGGGCCTCCCCGACATCGACGGCGCCCCCGGCGGCACGCTGGAGGGCTTCGGAATCCTCGCCGACGCGCTCAACGAGCTCGCCCGCTTCGGCTTCGGCGTCGACGTCCCGATCCGCTCGCACTGCTTCGTCCCGGCGGTCAGTGCCGTCGCCATCCGGAACATCGACTCCCGCGACGATCTGTACGTCGACATCGACAGCCTCTCGCCCGAGGACAGCGAACTGGACGACTTCAAGCTCGCGTCCCGGAACGAGGAGCACACCAAGATCACCGAGGAACTCTGCACCTGGATCCTCGACCGGCTCCCGTAG
- a CDS encoding SRPBCC family protein yields MKTAEYEIVRDFAAQREQVYAAWTRPERFARWFGPRMFTTPADRVVLDVRPGGAWQATLVGEEGFEVTLRGVYREIAGPGRLVFTTGDPDSPGDGPASVATLTLEECEGGTTMRFHQFGVNTDAEHAEQARAGWLEFFDRLAEHLAVQATSSKVSARP; encoded by the coding sequence ATGAAGACCGCCGAGTACGAGATCGTCCGTGACTTCGCCGCGCAGCGCGAGCAGGTGTACGCCGCCTGGACCCGGCCGGAGCGCTTCGCCCGCTGGTTCGGCCCGCGCATGTTCACCACCCCGGCCGACCGGGTCGTGCTCGACGTCCGGCCTGGCGGCGCCTGGCAGGCCACGCTGGTCGGCGAGGAGGGCTTCGAGGTCACGCTGCGGGGTGTCTACCGCGAGATCGCCGGGCCGGGCCGGCTGGTCTTCACCACCGGCGACCCGGACAGCCCCGGCGACGGGCCCGCCTCCGTGGCGACCCTCACGCTGGAGGAGTGCGAGGGCGGCACGACGATGCGTTTCCACCAGTTCGGGGTCAACACCGACGCCGAGCACGCCGAGCAGGCCAGGGCGGGCTGGCTGGAGTTCTTCGACCGCCTGGCCGAGCACCTGGCGGTTCAGGCCACGTCGTCGAAGGTCAGCGCGCGGCCGTGA
- a CDS encoding BTAD domain-containing putative transcriptional regulator — translation MRFGVLGPVTVWTDTGQVVTIPGLKVRALLADLLAHEGRVVSADRLIDDLWGDGPPANPAAALQVRVSQLRRALEEAEPGGKNLVVSLAPGYALRTGPDAVDAARFARLVRESEPAEALALWRGTAYADFADSAFLQPVIARLEEAWLAAVEEHAEVRLAAGEPVDVAELVAAHPLRERLRAVHMRALYRAGRQSEALAGYGELRERLAAELGLDPSPELAELHTRILRQDPALSGRAGRPATNVPTAVGELIGRGEAVAEVRALLETGRLVTLTGSGGVGKTSLALEVARQVAGTHPDGVWLVELAPYDRHTPSLAEAVLVALDIREDSAGVLPRLVGALRDRRMLLVLDNCEHVVDQAAELTEALLRSAPGLRILATSREPLNVAGEALWSVPALELPEGSELLTVAKADAVRMFMARATASARGFTLDARNAEAVAQLCRRLDGIPLALELAATRVRALGIQELVARLDDRFRLLAGFQRGAPARQQTLTAMIDWSWTLLTDSERVVLRRLAVHADGCTLEAAETVCAEAGVDVLDVLAQLVDRSLVAVVDGPTGVRYRLLESVAAYCLHRLDDAGEHARVRQAHVGYYTALAVQAESYLRGPEQVRWMRRLDAEAANLRAALDAAPAADALRLVNALAWYWFLRGRLGEGLRSLESALAVEPDGSTAGRARARAWHAGFALLLGQDVDWKPALDLAEPGERARAELFVGLCTDDLSSAQALVDSALATFSETGDRWGVAVVLSRHARDAFARRDLEALERDGGESAKVFRELGDHWGQLQATEWLAGLAEIRGDYGRATALFTEGLRMAEELGLWPEAARRLSWLGWIAMNTGDYARAMEQCGQALRLATGQGYREGQIFAEMGYGYAAHRAGLLDLAETHIGHLLDGVPRDGEPPLFLPSALAELGFVHRSRGDAEGARELFLEAFAAARKVGDPRTTAFTVEGLAAVSAPEESARLLGLAAEARRAHRTPASRWEEDEVRRITVEAVDALGEEAFAAACAHGRALTFDDVA, via the coding sequence ATGCGTTTTGGAGTGCTGGGACCGGTGACGGTCTGGACCGACACGGGACAGGTCGTGACGATCCCCGGACTGAAGGTGCGCGCGCTGCTCGCCGACCTGCTCGCCCACGAGGGACGGGTGGTGTCCGCCGACCGGCTGATCGACGACCTGTGGGGTGACGGACCGCCCGCCAACCCGGCGGCGGCCCTGCAGGTGCGGGTCTCGCAGCTGCGCCGCGCGCTGGAGGAGGCCGAGCCGGGCGGGAAGAACCTGGTGGTCTCGCTCGCTCCCGGATACGCGCTGCGGACCGGCCCGGACGCGGTGGACGCCGCCCGCTTCGCGCGGCTGGTGCGCGAGTCGGAGCCGGCCGAGGCGCTGGCGCTGTGGCGGGGGACCGCGTACGCGGATTTCGCCGACTCCGCGTTCCTGCAGCCGGTGATCGCGCGCCTGGAGGAGGCGTGGCTGGCCGCCGTCGAGGAGCACGCGGAGGTACGGCTGGCGGCCGGGGAGCCCGTCGATGTGGCCGAACTCGTGGCCGCGCACCCGCTGAGGGAACGGTTGCGCGCCGTGCACATGCGGGCGCTGTACCGGGCCGGGCGGCAGAGTGAGGCGCTGGCCGGTTACGGCGAGCTGCGTGAGCGGCTCGCCGCCGAGCTGGGGCTCGACCCGTCGCCCGAGCTGGCCGAGCTGCACACGCGGATCCTGCGGCAGGATCCCGCGTTGAGCGGCAGGGCCGGACGGCCGGCGACGAACGTGCCCACCGCGGTCGGCGAGCTGATCGGGCGCGGCGAGGCGGTGGCCGAGGTGCGCGCCCTGCTGGAGACGGGCCGGTTGGTCACCCTCACCGGTTCGGGAGGCGTGGGCAAGACGAGCCTGGCGCTGGAGGTGGCGCGGCAGGTGGCGGGCACGCACCCCGACGGCGTGTGGCTGGTCGAGCTCGCCCCCTACGACCGGCACACGCCGTCGCTGGCCGAGGCCGTGCTCGTCGCGCTCGACATACGCGAGGACTCCGCGGGCGTCCTGCCGCGGCTGGTCGGCGCGCTGCGCGACCGGCGGATGCTGCTGGTGCTCGACAACTGCGAGCACGTGGTGGACCAGGCCGCCGAGCTGACCGAGGCGCTGCTGCGCTCGGCGCCGGGGCTGCGGATCCTGGCGACCAGCCGCGAGCCGCTGAACGTGGCCGGTGAGGCACTGTGGAGCGTGCCCGCGCTGGAGCTGCCCGAGGGGTCGGAGCTGCTCACCGTGGCGAAGGCCGACGCCGTGCGGATGTTCATGGCGCGGGCGACCGCCTCGGCTCGCGGGTTCACGCTCGACGCCCGGAACGCCGAGGCGGTCGCGCAGCTCTGCCGCCGGCTGGACGGCATCCCGCTGGCGCTGGAACTGGCCGCGACCAGGGTCAGGGCACTGGGGATCCAGGAGCTCGTGGCCAGGCTGGACGACAGGTTCCGGCTGCTGGCGGGCTTCCAGCGCGGGGCTCCGGCGCGCCAGCAGACGCTGACGGCGATGATCGACTGGAGCTGGACGCTGCTCACCGACTCCGAGCGGGTCGTGCTGCGCCGCCTGGCCGTGCACGCCGACGGCTGCACGCTGGAGGCGGCCGAGACGGTGTGCGCCGAGGCCGGCGTCGACGTGCTCGACGTGCTGGCACAGCTGGTCGACCGGTCGCTGGTGGCGGTCGTGGACGGGCCGACGGGGGTGCGGTACCGGCTCCTGGAGTCGGTGGCGGCCTACTGCCTGCACCGGCTGGACGACGCGGGAGAGCACGCGCGCGTACGGCAGGCGCACGTCGGCTACTACACGGCGCTGGCCGTACAAGCGGAGTCGTACCTGCGGGGGCCCGAGCAGGTGCGCTGGATGCGGCGGCTGGACGCCGAGGCCGCGAACCTGCGGGCCGCCCTCGACGCCGCCCCGGCGGCCGACGCCCTGCGGCTGGTGAACGCGCTGGCGTGGTACTGGTTCCTCCGCGGACGGCTCGGCGAGGGGCTGCGCTCGCTGGAGTCCGCGCTGGCCGTCGAGCCCGACGGGTCCACCGCCGGCCGGGCGCGGGCGCGGGCCTGGCACGCGGGGTTCGCCCTGCTGCTCGGCCAGGACGTCGACTGGAAGCCGGCCCTGGACCTCGCCGAGCCGGGCGAGCGGGCCAGGGCGGAGCTGTTCGTCGGGCTGTGCACCGACGACCTGTCGTCCGCACAGGCGCTGGTCGACAGCGCGCTCGCGACCTTCTCCGAGACCGGCGACCGCTGGGGCGTGGCGGTGGTCCTGAGCAGGCACGCCCGCGACGCCTTCGCTCGGCGCGATCTTGAGGCTCTGGAGCGCGACGGCGGCGAGAGCGCCAAGGTGTTCCGGGAGCTGGGTGACCACTGGGGCCAGCTGCAGGCCACCGAGTGGCTCGCCGGGCTGGCCGAGATCCGCGGCGACTACGGACGGGCCACCGCGTTGTTCACCGAAGGCCTGCGGATGGCCGAGGAGCTCGGGCTGTGGCCGGAGGCCGCACGGCGGCTGTCGTGGCTGGGCTGGATCGCGATGAACACCGGCGACTACGCGCGGGCCATGGAACAGTGCGGGCAGGCGCTGCGCCTGGCCACCGGGCAGGGCTACCGAGAGGGGCAGATCTTCGCCGAGATGGGGTACGGCTACGCCGCCCACCGGGCCGGCCTGCTGGATCTGGCCGAGACGCACATCGGCCACCTGCTCGACGGCGTCCCGCGCGACGGCGAGCCCCCGCTGTTCCTGCCCAGCGCCCTGGCCGAGCTGGGCTTCGTGCACAGGTCGCGTGGCGACGCCGAGGGGGCGCGCGAGCTGTTCCTGGAGGCGTTCGCCGCCGCGCGGAAGGTCGGCGACCCCCGCACGACGGCGTTCACCGTCGAGGGCCTGGCCGCCGTCTCGGCGCCCGAGGAGTCCGCCCGGCTGCTCGGTCTGGCCGCCGAGGCCAGGCGGGCACACCGCACCCCGGCCTCCCGCTGGGAGGAGGACGAGGTGCGGCGGATCACCGTCGAGGCCGTGGACGCGCTCGGTGAGGAGGCGTTCGCCGCCGCCTGCGCTCACGGCCGCGCGCTGACCTTCGACGACGTGGCCTGA
- a CDS encoding S41 family peptidase: MIKALCTAVLVTACSLSASAPAPRLRPATASPPAAAPDGGCAAITAPPPESAPPTSVNTLRQAYFCVLDNYYSGPAMDSTALLKSAFAAYTRDLMRRGADRADLQLPALTGNRDTDWAAFAKVLGTGDPAALRAAITGMVAGLHDNHARWHRPTPPPEGGPTGTGIVGASAMQGPQLDPAARPPLFITRVLPGSPAAKADIRPGDIIVKVNGMPAFIGDTANQGMLDAFASGKIRLTLKRPTTGRTRTVDLREGPITRQPPAVTSKTLPGGVAYVRLPGFHEGAADQVIAKLQGKPEAVVLDLRGNGGGSPREVTRLLGAFAHGKVTSYFCPLKGDCVPNRTDDSVPLLGLRLVVLTDRGCASACEDFSAAVKGNGLGTLIGTRTAGVISGPSEGYLLDDGSVLLLPKVRHLGPDREIIDTIGVPVDHHAPMTALDLATGRDPGVAKALAVL, from the coding sequence ATGATCAAAGCCCTCTGCACCGCCGTCCTGGTGACGGCCTGCTCCCTGTCCGCGTCCGCGCCGGCCCCGAGGCTCCGGCCGGCGACGGCGTCCCCGCCGGCCGCCGCTCCGGACGGGGGGTGCGCCGCCATCACGGCGCCACCGCCGGAATCGGCGCCCCCGACCTCGGTGAACACGCTCCGGCAGGCGTACTTCTGCGTGCTGGACAACTACTACAGCGGCCCGGCCATGGATTCGACGGCGCTGCTGAAGAGCGCCTTCGCCGCCTACACCCGGGACCTGATGCGGCGCGGCGCCGACCGGGCCGACCTCCAGCTGCCCGCCCTGACCGGGAACCGCGACACCGACTGGGCCGCCTTCGCGAAGGTCCTCGGCACCGGCGACCCCGCCGCGCTACGCGCCGCGATCACCGGCATGGTCGCCGGACTGCACGACAACCACGCCCGCTGGCACAGGCCGACCCCGCCGCCGGAGGGCGGGCCGACCGGAACGGGCATCGTGGGCGCGTCGGCCATGCAGGGCCCGCAGCTCGACCCCGCGGCCCGGCCGCCGCTGTTCATCACCCGCGTCCTGCCCGGCAGCCCCGCCGCCAAGGCCGACATCAGGCCCGGCGACATCATCGTCAAGGTCAACGGCATGCCGGCGTTCATCGGGGACACCGCGAACCAGGGCATGCTCGACGCCTTCGCCTCCGGCAAGATACGGCTCACGCTCAAGCGCCCCACCACGGGACGGACCCGCACCGTCGACCTCAGGGAGGGGCCCATCACGCGGCAGCCTCCGGCGGTGACGTCGAAGACGCTGCCGGGCGGCGTCGCGTACGTCCGGCTGCCCGGATTCCACGAGGGCGCCGCCGACCAGGTCATCGCCAAGCTGCAGGGCAAGCCGGAGGCGGTGGTCCTCGACCTGCGCGGCAACGGCGGCGGGTCGCCTCGTGAGGTGACGCGGCTGCTCGGCGCGTTCGCGCACGGCAAGGTCACCAGCTACTTCTGCCCGCTCAAGGGCGACTGCGTGCCCAACCGGACCGACGACAGCGTCCCGCTGCTCGGCCTGCGCCTGGTCGTCCTCACCGACCGCGGGTGCGCCTCGGCCTGCGAGGACTTCAGCGCGGCCGTCAAGGGCAACGGCCTGGGCACCCTCATCGGGACCCGCACGGCCGGAGTCATCTCCGGCCCCTCCGAGGGATACCTCCTCGACGACGGCAGCGTCCTGCTGCTGCCCAAGGTCCGGCACCTCGGCCCCGACCGCGAGATCATCGACACGATCGGCGTGCCGGTCGACCACCACGCCCCGATGACCGCCCTCGACCTGGCCACCGGGCGCGACCCGGGCGTGGCCAAGGCGCTCGCGGTCCTCTGA
- a CDS encoding response regulator transcription factor, which produces MRVLVAEDERDLADLVAMGLRRHAMAVDVVYDGAAAAERLAVHDYDVLVLDRDLPELHGDLVCRELVARGSRTRILMMTAASSVPERVAGLGMGADDYLPKPFDYAELVARVQALGRRSPSQVPPVLKRHGIVVDTHRLQASRDGRHLHLSLKEFAVLEVLMRADGAVVSSERLLEEAWDENTDPFTTVVRVVVSRLRAKLGAPPCIQTVPGAGYLL; this is translated from the coding sequence ATGCGGGTTCTGGTGGCCGAAGACGAACGCGACCTGGCCGACCTCGTGGCGATGGGACTGCGCCGCCACGCCATGGCCGTCGACGTGGTGTACGACGGAGCCGCCGCGGCGGAGCGGCTGGCGGTGCACGACTACGACGTTCTCGTGCTGGATCGGGACCTGCCCGAGCTGCACGGCGACCTCGTGTGCCGTGAGCTGGTGGCGCGCGGCAGCCGTACGCGGATCCTGATGATGACGGCGGCGTCGTCGGTGCCGGAGCGGGTCGCGGGTCTCGGGATGGGGGCCGACGACTACCTGCCCAAGCCGTTCGACTACGCCGAGCTGGTCGCACGGGTGCAGGCGCTGGGGCGCCGCAGCCCGTCGCAGGTGCCGCCGGTGCTGAAGCGGCACGGGATCGTGGTCGACACGCACCGGCTGCAGGCCTCGCGGGACGGGCGGCACCTGCACCTGTCGCTCAAGGAGTTCGCCGTCCTTGAGGTGCTGATGAGGGCGGACGGCGCGGTCGTGAGCTCCGAACGGCTGCTCGAAGAGGCGTGGGACGAGAACACCGACCCGTTCACGACGGTGGTGCGCGTCGTGGTCAGCCGCTTGCGGGCGAAGCTGGGCGCCCCGCCGTGCATCCAGACGGTTCCCGGCGCGGGATACCTGCTGTGA
- a CDS encoding sensor histidine kinase: MTTVRVRLTLIYSGLFLLTSVVLLVAVNLLLRQALRTRIERFSGTPVAPMAPVRGVPVDRMAPLPALVDDVIDYQWGVTMLTIGILALVSVVVGWLVAGRILRPVHRITATARRLSVSNLHERIALTGPKDELRELADTFDAMLDRLERSVEGQRRFIANASHELRTPLAVQRAAIEIGLPEDVGEIRDKLLFHNHRTENLIDALLVLAQAEHGLDNRKPVALDQVVRSVLAEEGSDDVTVTARTEPFVVHGDPVLLNRLVTNLVDNAIRYNHSGGTVGITLSHGVLTVRNTGPEVPEERFGDLFEPFRRLHTTREQGAGLGLSIVASIAKAHGADVRVSPNPGGGLELVVAFEGYRGRGPDGDERRQAG, translated from the coding sequence GTGACGACGGTCCGGGTACGGCTCACGCTGATCTACTCCGGGCTGTTCCTGCTGACCTCGGTCGTGCTGCTGGTCGCGGTCAACCTGCTGCTGCGCCAGGCGCTGCGCACGCGGATCGAGCGGTTCTCCGGGACGCCGGTGGCACCGATGGCGCCGGTGCGAGGGGTGCCGGTCGACAGGATGGCGCCGCTGCCCGCGCTGGTGGACGACGTGATCGACTACCAGTGGGGGGTGACCATGCTGACGATCGGGATCCTGGCGCTGGTGTCGGTGGTCGTCGGATGGCTGGTCGCCGGGCGGATCCTGCGGCCCGTCCACCGGATCACCGCCACCGCCCGGCGGCTGTCGGTGTCGAACCTGCACGAACGGATCGCACTCACCGGGCCGAAGGACGAGCTGAGGGAACTGGCCGACACGTTCGACGCGATGCTCGACCGGCTCGAACGCTCCGTCGAGGGGCAGCGGCGTTTCATCGCGAACGCGTCCCACGAGTTGCGGACCCCGCTGGCCGTCCAGCGGGCGGCGATCGAGATCGGCCTCCCCGAGGACGTCGGCGAGATCCGCGACAAGCTCCTGTTCCACAACCACCGCACGGAGAACCTCATCGACGCCCTGCTGGTCCTGGCCCAGGCGGAACACGGCCTGGACAACAGGAAGCCGGTGGCTCTGGACCAGGTGGTGCGGTCCGTCCTGGCCGAAGAAGGCTCGGACGACGTCACCGTGACGGCGCGGACCGAACCGTTCGTCGTCCACGGGGATCCGGTCCTGCTGAACCGGCTCGTCACCAACCTCGTCGACAACGCGATCCGCTACAACCATTCCGGCGGAACCGTTGGGATAACGCTCTCCCACGGCGTTCTGACCGTCCGCAACACCGGCCCGGAAGTGCCGGAGGAACGTTTCGGCGACCTCTTCGAGCCCTTCCGGCGACTGCACACGACCCGTGAGCAGGGCGCCGGGCTCGGGTTGTCGATCGTCGCGTCGATCGCGAAGGCGCACGGGGCCGACGTACGGGTGAGCCCCAACCCGGGGGGCGGGCTGGAGCTCGTCGTGGCTTTCGAGGGATATCGGGGCCGGGGACCTGACGGGGATGAACGCCGGCAGGCCGGATAG
- a CDS encoding dihydrofolate reductase family protein produces the protein MGKLIHFVHQSLDGFIEGPAGEFDWPRMGPELSAYSQELSGGDKVFLYGRVVWDMMSGYWPRAEQYSTHEHDLAFAPIWREAPKVVVSRTLEKADWNTRVIGENVVEELTALKESGATLLLFGGSALAAHLTEHGVIDEYQIFVHPVILGGGKPVFQKQSHRAGLELVESRTFDSQVVLLRHRRAAAQG, from the coding sequence ATGGGCAAGCTCATCCACTTCGTGCACCAGTCCCTCGACGGTTTCATCGAGGGCCCGGCCGGCGAGTTCGACTGGCCGCGGATGGGCCCGGAGCTGTCCGCCTACTCGCAGGAGCTGAGCGGCGGCGACAAGGTGTTCCTCTACGGGCGCGTGGTGTGGGACATGATGTCGGGCTACTGGCCGCGGGCCGAGCAGTACTCCACGCACGAGCACGACCTGGCCTTCGCCCCGATCTGGCGGGAGGCGCCGAAGGTCGTGGTCTCCCGCACGCTGGAGAAGGCCGACTGGAACACCCGGGTGATCGGCGAGAACGTCGTCGAGGAGCTGACCGCGCTCAAGGAGTCCGGCGCCACGCTGCTGCTGTTCGGCGGGTCCGCGCTGGCCGCCCACCTCACCGAGCACGGCGTGATCGACGAGTACCAGATCTTCGTCCACCCGGTGATCCTGGGCGGCGGCAAGCCTGTCTTCCAGAAGCAGAGCCACCGGGCCGGCCTCGAACTCGTCGAGTCGCGGACGTTCGACTCCCAGGTCGTGCTGCTCCGGCACCGGCGCGCCGCCGCGCAGGGATGA